The proteins below are encoded in one region of bacterium:
- a CDS encoding DUF3105 domain-containing protein encodes MPEEAQQQNGAFESTVQPPVVESAKQVYERRREAKRASQAVGGGRDLSAAKPKRSMRVFVWIVVLIVVGYGLYVLVSNTTPQTEDMSRTIPDQGRQHISAGAEHVPYNSNPPTSGPHYDTPAHPGFREEAIADENLVHSLEHGLVWVSYDPRVGESVREGLRKFGSEWVVVTAREANETDIALAAWGRLDAFNLEPRDASNLADSGLDAVTEQRIRDFIARYRGRGPEKIPAGQHGGI; translated from the coding sequence ATGCCAGAAGAAGCGCAGCAACAAAATGGAGCGTTCGAGTCGACAGTTCAACCTCCCGTTGTCGAAAGTGCTAAACAAGTTTACGAGCGGCGCAGAGAGGCGAAGCGCGCTTCGCAGGCGGTAGGTGGCGGTCGCGATCTATCTGCCGCGAAACCAAAGCGCTCGATGCGCGTGTTCGTCTGGATCGTTGTGCTCATCGTCGTCGGCTACGGCCTGTATGTGCTCGTTTCGAATACTACGCCGCAGACCGAGGACATGAGCCGCACCATACCGGATCAGGGACGCCAGCATATCAGTGCTGGGGCAGAGCACGTGCCTTACAACTCAAACCCGCCGACCTCAGGGCCACACTATGACACGCCGGCCCATCCCGGATTTCGCGAAGAGGCGATTGCCGATGAAAATTTGGTACATTCTCTTGAGCACGGGCTGGTTTGGGTCTCTTATGATCCGCGCGTCGGGGAGAGTGTGCGCGAGGGGCTCCGTAAGTTTGGGAGCGAGTGGGTCGTCGTTACCGCGCGTGAGGCAAATGAGACCGATATTGCGCTTGCCGCGTGGGGCCGACTCGACGCGTTCAATCTCGAGCCTCGCGATGCATCGAACCTCGCGGATAGTGGGCTCGACGCAGTCACCGAGCAGCGCATCCGCGACTTTATCGCGCGGTACCGCGGCCGCGGCCCGGAGAAAATTCCCGCCGGGCAGCATGGAGGAATCTAA